In Methanobacterium paludis, the following proteins share a genomic window:
- a CDS encoding Rieske (2Fe-2S) protein: protein MSFVEIATTDELRDGNMKMTSVSGSEILLAKVGDNYYSADNRCPHMGGNLSTGKLEGTVLTCPKHHSQFDLTDGHVIRWTDWSGLKLSIGKLLKSPRPLKTYEVKIDDDKILVDVK, encoded by the coding sequence ATGAGTTTTGTAGAAATTGCCACAACAGATGAATTAAGGGATGGTAATATGAAAATGACGAGTGTTTCCGGGAGTGAAATCCTTTTAGCAAAAGTAGGAGATAACTATTACAGTGCAGATAATCGCTGTCCACATATGGGAGGTAATCTATCAACTGGTAAACTTGAAGGAACAGTTTTGACCTGCCCTAAACATCACAGTCAATTTGATCTTACCGACGGCCATGTAATCCGCTGGACAGACTGGTCTGGACTTAAATTATCCATAGGTAAACTATTAAAATCACCCCGACCTCTTAAGACTTATGAAGTTAAGATAGATGACGATAAAATTCTTGTTGACGTGAAATAG
- a CDS encoding HAAS signaling domain-containing protein, translating into MNKEEYLEKLTKLLKDMPKDDREDILSDYKEHFRIGLENGRTEEELSRALGDPKTVAKQINVEYMINKAENEQSASNVIEAMLATAGLGLFNMIFVAVPALGIAAIIMVLFVAGLGVIFTGILGIFSPLINLIFPHAIHLPVSGGILGTLITILGGIGLTVLGTIWVVIMVYMAKWFYTLGIKYLKLNLRIIKGRRIRPE; encoded by the coding sequence ATGAATAAAGAGGAATATCTTGAAAAACTTACTAAACTGCTAAAAGACATGCCAAAAGATGATAGAGAAGATATACTTTCAGATTATAAAGAACACTTCAGAATTGGCTTAGAAAATGGTAGGACAGAAGAAGAGCTTTCAAGAGCATTAGGGGATCCAAAAACAGTTGCAAAACAGATTAATGTAGAATATATGATTAATAAAGCTGAAAATGAACAGTCAGCAAGTAATGTAATTGAAGCAATGTTGGCGACGGCAGGATTAGGACTTTTTAACATGATATTCGTAGCAGTACCCGCTTTAGGAATCGCAGCGATTATAATGGTTTTATTTGTTGCAGGGTTAGGTGTGATTTTTACAGGGATTTTAGGAATATTTTCGCCTTTGATAAATCTGATTTTTCCACATGCTATCCATTTACCTGTAAGTGGAGGAATTTTGGGCACTTTAATAACGATACTGGGAGGTATCGGTTTAACAGTCCTGGGCACAATTTGGGTGGTAATCATGGTATATATGGCTAAATGGTTCTACACACTAGGAATTAAATATTTAAAATTAAATTTAAGGATTATAAAAGGACGGAGAATACGTCCGGAATAA
- a CDS encoding ArsR/SmtB family transcription factor has protein sequence MKKFLWGILAGTKGGTNRARIVDELNNRPYNANQLAERLSLNYKTVKHHIDVLEENNIVTSTGKKYGALYFLSDTMEENYDTFLTVWEELGDNYNNK, from the coding sequence ATGAAAAAATTTCTTTGGGGAATCCTAGCTGGAACTAAAGGCGGAACAAACCGTGCTAGGATAGTGGATGAACTAAATAACAGGCCATATAACGCTAATCAACTTGCTGAAAGATTGTCTCTTAATTATAAAACTGTAAAACATCATATTGATGTTTTAGAAGAAAATAACATAGTTACCTCCACCGGCAAAAAGTATGGTGCGTTATATTTCCTTTCAGATACAATGGAAGAAAATTACGATACTTTCCTGACGGTTTGGGAGGAATTGGGAGATAATTATAATAACAAATAA
- a CDS encoding GNAT family N-acetyltransferase produces MKIQKLNINNHDTKKVSELIYETDEDLFLAVLDRDKEKAIEKLQSIVETGKNPYGHEHIKIASNGNQEVLGILTAFQGKDVKRNEEVKSYFRAVNFFDFLKLIIVKPVIDRMIAFADIQNKDYYIGNIAVDPDLRGDGIGSKLIQKAKEDARKMGCDRIFLDVLFSNKQVISWYEQHGFRICGQKSAKKFGINEGTFGMEYVL; encoded by the coding sequence ATGAAGATTCAAAAACTGAATATAAACAATCATGACACTAAAAAAGTCTCAGAATTAATTTATGAAACAGATGAAGACCTATTTTTAGCGGTTCTGGATAGAGATAAGGAAAAAGCTATTGAAAAACTTCAAAGTATTGTAGAAACTGGTAAAAATCCCTACGGACATGAACACATTAAAATTGCATCCAATGGTAATCAGGAAGTACTGGGAATTCTTACAGCCTTCCAAGGAAAAGATGTAAAACGTAATGAGGAAGTGAAGTCATATTTCCGTGCAGTGAATTTCTTTGATTTCTTGAAGCTAATCATAGTTAAACCTGTAATTGATAGGATGATTGCATTTGCAGATATACAAAATAAGGATTATTACATAGGAAATATAGCCGTTGATCCAGATCTTCGCGGTGACGGAATAGGAAGTAAGCTCATCCAGAAAGCAAAAGAAGATGCAAGGAAGATGGGATGTGACAGAATATTCTTGGATGTCCTTTTTAGCAACAAACAGGTTATTTCCTGGTACGAACAGCATGGGTTCCGGATATGCGGCCAAAAAAGCGCTAAAAAATTCGGAATAAATGAGGGAACCTTTGGAATGGAATACGTACTATAA
- a CDS encoding class I SAM-dependent methyltransferase, whose product MSHSIIKERFNECAEEYDKQRRALIPHLDEFYATVADLARSEVPGPKILDLGAGTGLLTKQLFKRYRRAELTLIDLSENMLNMAKQRFEGFPNFNYINGNYLEHDFDNSFDIVTSSLSIHHLENRDKKVLYGKIYDILNDGGIFINADQVHAPNPQNEKEYQRKWWEYIEEGPLTEAEKKAVLKRMELDKPATLEKNLKWLENIGFRDVDVYYKYYNFCIMYGKK is encoded by the coding sequence ATGTCACACAGCATAATAAAGGAAAGATTCAATGAATGCGCCGAAGAATACGATAAACAGCGCAGAGCCCTTATTCCTCATCTTGATGAATTTTACGCTACAGTGGCTGATCTGGCCCGAAGTGAGGTTCCAGGGCCGAAAATACTGGATCTTGGAGCAGGTACAGGGTTGCTCACAAAACAACTCTTTAAAAGATACAGACGGGCCGAATTAACCCTCATAGACCTTTCTGAAAATATGTTGAACATGGCAAAGCAGAGGTTTGAAGGTTTCCCCAACTTCAACTACATAAATGGGAACTACCTTGAACATGATTTTGATAATTCATTTGACATCGTGACATCCTCACTTTCAATCCACCACCTTGAAAACCGCGATAAAAAGGTTCTCTACGGTAAGATATATGATATCCTGAACGATGGCGGAATATTCATCAACGCGGACCAGGTTCACGCCCCAAATCCGCAAAATGAAAAGGAATACCAGAGAAAATGGTGGGAGTACATAGAGGAGGGTCCACTTACTGAAGCTGAGAAAAAAGCTGTTTTGAAAAGGATGGAACTTGACAAACCCGCAACCCTCGAAAAAAACCTGAAATGGCTTGAAAACATCGGGTTTAGGGATGTGGATGTTTACTACAAGTACTATAATTTCTGTATAATGTACGGTAAAAAATGA
- a CDS encoding ABC transporter permease, whose translation MNLYKLAFNNIRRRKLRSALTMLGIIIGVATIVVLVGITAGATSVMKDETSSLMYDVTISPASSSGLSLMDNQTASKVESYPKLYNITEFTVFQETINGSDVTIEGTNQWKQLKLKNGTSGVVVDSGLADTLGYTAGSKVKVKDQEMTVTGIAKENGENIYIDQAVAKHMADNKVSVITAKTNGDPKTVSEEVQNSITGISSQTKSEKVSEVQDMVDKSMLFASLIASVGLLVGIISVINTMLISVMERTKELGVLKAIGFTNGEIMGSTLFEAGILGFFGAIIGVIIGIIGIVAAANALDFMDYISQMMPLWLIASVIIGSTLLSILAGVYPARHASKLNVVEALRDE comes from the coding sequence ATGAATCTTTATAAACTTGCATTTAACAACATTCGCAGGAGAAAGCTTAGGAGTGCCCTTACTATGCTTGGAATAATCATTGGTGTGGCAACTATTGTTGTACTTGTTGGAATAACTGCAGGTGCCACTTCTGTTATGAAAGACGAAACAAGCTCGTTGATGTATGATGTTACCATATCCCCTGCATCCAGTAGCGGATTATCCTTGATGGACAATCAAACAGCTTCAAAGGTGGAAAGTTATCCCAAACTTTACAATATAACTGAATTCACGGTGTTCCAGGAAACTATAAATGGCAGTGATGTGACTATTGAGGGAACAAACCAATGGAAACAGCTTAAGCTAAAAAATGGTACTTCCGGAGTTGTTGTTGATAGTGGGCTTGCTGATACATTGGGCTACACTGCTGGAAGTAAGGTTAAGGTCAAAGATCAGGAGATGACAGTAACTGGAATAGCCAAAGAAAATGGTGAGAATATCTACATAGATCAGGCCGTTGCAAAACATATGGCAGACAACAAGGTAAGTGTAATTACTGCTAAAACAAACGGAGACCCAAAAACAGTGAGTGAAGAAGTTCAAAATAGTATAACTGGAATTTCATCCCAAACTAAATCTGAAAAGGTTTCTGAAGTTCAGGACATGGTTGATAAATCAATGCTCTTTGCAAGCTTGATTGCAAGTGTTGGACTTCTTGTGGGAATAATAAGTGTTATAAACACGATGCTTATAAGTGTCATGGAAAGAACAAAAGAGTTAGGTGTATTAAAAGCTATTGGATTTACCAATGGCGAAATAATGGGAAGCACACTCTTTGAAGCAGGTATTTTAGGATTTTTCGGTGCGATAATAGGGGTTATCATTGGTATAATTGGTATAGTTGCAGCTGCCAACGCTCTTGATTTCATGGATTATATATCTCAAATGATGCCGTTATGGCTTATTGCAAGTGTAATTATTGGATCAACACTTTTAAGCATATTAGCAGGAGTTTACCCTGCAAGACATGCTTCAAAATTGAACGTTGTGGAGGCTTTGAGAGATGAGTAG
- a CDS encoding ABC transporter ATP-binding protein, translating into MSSLIEFNDVWKTYKIGDEEVNALAGLDLTLKQGSFTAVMGPSGSGKSTFLHVAGILDMPTEGTFRIKGKDTSRLSSKEQAHLRRNEIGFVFQRFNLMAQLTALENVMLPMINEDSENAKKLMDKMGLEGKYDKRPGQLSGGEQQRVVIARALINNPSIVFADEPTGELDTKNANAIMQILQDLNRKDGVTIVVVTHNKESAEFADEIIEMRDGNIIKN; encoded by the coding sequence ATGAGTAGTTTAATAGAATTCAACGATGTTTGGAAGACCTATAAAATAGGAGATGAGGAAGTAAATGCCCTTGCAGGTTTGGATCTGACTTTAAAACAAGGTTCTTTCACGGCGGTGATGGGTCCGTCTGGATCTGGGAAATCAACCTTCCTACATGTTGCTGGAATATTGGACATGCCTACAGAGGGCACTTTCAGGATAAAAGGAAAAGATACAAGTAGATTATCCTCAAAAGAACAGGCACATCTTCGAAGAAATGAGATAGGATTTGTATTTCAGAGGTTCAACCTCATGGCACAGCTTACAGCCCTTGAGAACGTTATGCTGCCAATGATAAATGAAGATTCAGAGAATGCAAAAAAATTAATGGATAAAATGGGTTTGGAAGGTAAGTACGATAAACGTCCAGGACAGCTTTCAGGTGGTGAACAACAGCGTGTTGTGATAGCCAGAGCCCTTATAAACAATCCTTCAATAGTTTTTGCAGATGAACCCACCGGAGAACTGGACACCAAAAATGCAAATGCAATAATGCAGATACTCCAGGATCTGAACCGGAAGGATGGTGTTACCATTGTTGTTGTAACCCACAACAAGGAATCAGCTGAATTTGCAGATGAAATCATTGAAATGAGGGATGGTAACATTATCAAAAATTGA
- a CDS encoding PadR family transcriptional regulator has translation MNAQFKKGVLELCVLATLDKKDCYGYEMVYEISKNISISEGTIYPLLKRLKKDGLVTSYLKESQEGPSRKYYRITDLGKQKKEKLVAEWNNFSVGVNKLLYPKTADALEEFKDE, from the coding sequence ATGAACGCTCAATTTAAGAAGGGAGTGCTGGAACTTTGTGTTCTGGCGACACTTGACAAAAAAGACTGTTACGGTTATGAAATGGTCTATGAAATCTCAAAGAACATTTCAATTTCTGAAGGCACTATTTATCCTCTCCTAAAACGGCTTAAAAAGGATGGATTGGTGACTTCGTACCTGAAAGAGTCCCAAGAGGGTCCTTCAAGAAAGTATTACAGAATTACGGACTTAGGAAAACAAAAAAAAGAAAAACTAGTTGCAGAATGGAATAATTTTTCTGTAGGTGTCAATAAGTTACTGTATCCTAAAACTGCTGATGCTTTGGAGGAATTTAAGGATGAATAA
- a CDS encoding GNAT family N-acetyltransferase — protein MELKKLDTNVHDIQLVSEFIYETDVDLFRIFFDKNRDKALLKLQKIIKAGQNCYGREHIYVAEDDSGRVMGILTAFRGDEIKFLDEAKVYADTMGILDFLKMILVKPIFDRISASKIDGDDFYVGNIAVDPDIRGSGTGTFLLKESFKIARDKNCKRMLLDVLFYNMKARQWYEKHGFKVYGEKRFKWFGLDEGRDGTWGMEYLL, from the coding sequence ATGGAACTTAAAAAGCTTGATACAAACGTTCACGATATTCAACTGGTTTCAGAGTTTATATATGAAACAGATGTTGATCTATTCCGGATATTCTTCGATAAAAACAGGGATAAAGCTCTGCTAAAACTTCAAAAAATCATTAAAGCCGGACAAAACTGCTATGGCCGCGAACATATCTACGTGGCTGAAGATGATTCAGGTAGGGTTATGGGAATTTTAACGGCCTTCAGGGGAGATGAGATAAAATTTCTGGATGAAGCCAAGGTTTACGCAGATACAATGGGGATTCTTGATTTTTTGAAGATGATCCTTGTCAAACCAATATTCGACAGGATTTCAGCCTCCAAGATCGATGGGGATGATTTTTATGTAGGCAACATAGCCGTTGATCCCGATATAAGGGGTAGTGGAACTGGAACCTTTCTTTTGAAAGAATCATTTAAAATTGCCAGGGATAAAAACTGCAAAAGAATGCTGTTGGATGTGCTTTTTTACAACATGAAGGCCCGGCAATGGTATGAGAAACATGGTTTCAAAGTTTACGGTGAGAAGAGATTTAAATGGTTTGGTTTGGACGAGGGAAGGGATGGAACATGGGGTATGGAGTATTTGCTTTAA
- a CDS encoding nitroreductase family protein — MDVFEAIKDRRSIRRYKDVEVEEEKLDKILEAARLAPSAANRQEWKFLVVRDENTRKNLVAAANGQQFIQEAPVIIVACSTESASVMPCGQPAYTVDLSIAVSFMVLEAVEEGLGTCWLGAFSEEAVKETLGIPTGIRVVAMFTLGYPDESPDPRPRKTTGQIVCYERYN, encoded by the coding sequence ATGGATGTTTTTGAAGCGATAAAGGATAGAAGAAGCATAAGAAGATACAAAGATGTGGAAGTAGAGGAAGAGAAGCTTGATAAAATATTAGAAGCAGCAAGACTGGCACCTTCAGCTGCAAATCGTCAGGAATGGAAGTTCCTGGTGGTGAGGGATGAAAACACGAGAAAAAACCTTGTAGCTGCAGCCAACGGTCAGCAATTTATCCAGGAAGCACCCGTGATAATTGTGGCATGCTCAACAGAATCCGCATCTGTAATGCCGTGTGGACAGCCTGCTTACACAGTAGATCTGTCAATTGCAGTTTCATTCATGGTCCTCGAAGCTGTGGAGGAAGGACTTGGAACCTGCTGGTTGGGAGCATTCAGTGAAGAAGCAGTGAAGGAAACATTGGGAATACCAACTGGTATAAGAGTTGTGGCAATGTTCACACTTGGATATCCAGACGAAAGCCCGGATCCAAGACCAAGAAAAACTACCGGTCAGATCGTTTGCTATGAACGATATAACTAA
- a CDS encoding DUF4013 domain-containing protein produces MVANRKLKTILKDAMVYAVSDWRNFLILGLILVLTDHVTDLNSVYTIGSISDVLIIASIVGVITVLSFIEIGYGFRIVEETVEGSTSPPGFHHPLNLFVHGIKESLILIVYFILPLILLIVGIFEFATFTNLDLGLFMEYALIIGLVIFFICFNIMMQGAILTMAHHDGSIRWGFNMPQVFEKIRKVGLKNMLLVTIITGIVFYIVKQLIFNALQGIPYLGSTVGQLIGTVLVAPFLMIFTTRLLGLIDVPYE; encoded by the coding sequence GTGGTTGCCAATAGAAAATTAAAAACTATTTTAAAGGATGCGATGGTATATGCAGTTTCAGACTGGCGTAACTTTTTGATACTGGGATTAATACTGGTTTTAACTGACCATGTTACTGATTTAAACTCAGTTTATACAATTGGCAGCATATCTGATGTTTTGATAATTGCCTCAATAGTGGGAGTTATTACAGTATTGTCCTTTATTGAAATAGGGTACGGGTTTCGTATAGTGGAGGAAACAGTTGAAGGATCAACCAGTCCACCTGGTTTTCACCATCCCTTAAATCTCTTTGTCCATGGAATAAAGGAGAGTCTGATTCTCATAGTTTATTTTATTTTACCGTTGATACTGCTGATCGTCGGAATTTTTGAATTTGCAACCTTTACCAACCTTGATTTAGGCCTGTTCATGGAATATGCACTGATCATAGGGTTGGTGATCTTTTTCATCTGTTTTAATATCATGATGCAGGGGGCGATTTTAACTATGGCTCATCATGATGGAAGCATCCGTTGGGGATTTAACATGCCCCAGGTCTTTGAAAAGATAAGAAAGGTAGGCCTGAAAAACATGCTCCTGGTTACTATCATTACGGGTATAGTGTTTTACATAGTTAAACAGCTTATCTTCAATGCACTCCAGGGAATACCCTATTTGGGCTCCACTGTGGGACAACTCATTGGAACGGTTTTGGTGGCACCATTCCTTATGATATTCACCACCCGTTTATTGGGCTTGATTGATGTACCCTATGAATGA
- a CDS encoding DNA-directed DNA polymerase — protein METKRFVLLDIDYITEGDKAVVRLFGKIKGDEEGKSIIVLDKNFKPYIYVVPRDIETCADDVSELEVESVEWVRKNDNGQDKDFLKVILNHPQDVPKLRDIIRDLESVEDIREHDIPFYRRYLVDKGIFPMSEVEVDGKCLTGNDVKFSCEEDVCIFQMEGEPRPLESEFPELKILSFDIEVRNPKGMPQAEVDEIIMISLSSNQGLEKVISTAKSSLDFVETVKTEARMLERFVEIVKSENPDLLIGYNSDNFDMPYIRDRAAKLGVKLKLGTDGSQLKFMRRGFANAGLVKGRIHVDLYLLMRRYLTLDRYTLERVYRELFGEEKRDIPGDEIFEYWDDGGKKLEMLFNYSLDDAVAVTKIGEKMLPLSLELTRIVGQPFFDIARMTTGQMVEWYLIRKAYEYGDMVPNKPSSSQYSQRRHKKRIAGGYVKDPVKGLHENIVSFDFRSLYPSIIISKNVSPDTFVEECDEDTCHIAPEVGHKFLKEPVGFVPSIIGNILKERVRIKTQMKASENPREKQILDVQQQALKRLANSMYGVYGYSRFRWYRIECADAVTAWGRDFIKKTMKKAEDYGFKAIYADTDGFYATYIEDDD, from the coding sequence ATGGAAACCAAAAGATTCGTGCTTCTGGACATAGATTACATCACAGAAGGCGATAAAGCCGTTGTAAGATTATTCGGGAAAATTAAAGGTGATGAAGAGGGTAAATCAATAATAGTCCTTGATAAAAACTTCAAACCGTACATATACGTCGTTCCCAGGGATATAGAAACCTGCGCAGATGATGTAAGTGAGCTTGAAGTGGAATCAGTTGAGTGGGTTCGTAAAAATGACAACGGTCAGGATAAAGACTTTCTGAAGGTTATATTAAACCATCCACAGGATGTACCAAAATTAAGGGACATTATAAGGGATTTAGAATCTGTAGAGGACATCCGGGAACATGACATACCATTTTACCGCCGTTACCTTGTAGATAAGGGAATATTTCCCATGTCCGAGGTTGAAGTGGATGGTAAGTGCCTGACTGGAAATGATGTCAAATTTTCCTGCGAGGAGGATGTTTGCATCTTCCAGATGGAGGGTGAACCACGTCCCCTTGAATCAGAGTTTCCTGAGCTCAAGATCCTGAGCTTTGATATTGAGGTGCGAAACCCCAAGGGCATGCCCCAGGCAGAGGTTGATGAGATCATCATGATAAGTCTTTCAAGTAACCAGGGTCTTGAGAAGGTGATTTCAACCGCAAAATCATCCCTTGATTTTGTTGAAACAGTGAAAACTGAGGCAAGGATGCTTGAAAGATTTGTGGAAATTGTGAAGTCAGAAAATCCCGACCTTCTGATTGGATACAACTCTGACAACTTTGACATGCCCTACATAAGGGACAGGGCTGCCAAGCTCGGTGTGAAGCTGAAGCTGGGCACAGACGGTTCCCAGCTCAAATTTATGAGGCGGGGTTTTGCAAATGCCGGCCTGGTGAAAGGCAGGATACACGTGGATCTCTACCTTTTAATGCGCCGTTACCTTACCCTTGACCGTTACACCCTGGAAAGGGTTTACAGGGAGCTTTTTGGCGAGGAGAAAAGGGATATTCCAGGTGATGAGATCTTCGAGTACTGGGATGACGGTGGGAAAAAGCTGGAAATGCTCTTCAATTATTCACTGGACGATGCTGTGGCAGTTACAAAGATTGGGGAGAAGATGTTGCCCTTGAGTCTTGAACTTACAAGGATAGTGGGCCAGCCATTTTTTGATATTGCCAGAATGACCACGGGACAGATGGTTGAATGGTACCTGATCCGAAAGGCCTATGAGTACGGAGATATGGTTCCAAACAAACCTTCATCATCACAGTACTCACAAAGAAGGCATAAAAAGAGGATAGCCGGGGGTTACGTAAAGGACCCTGTTAAGGGACTGCACGAGAACATAGTTTCCTTCGATTTCAGGAGCCTGTACCCGAGTATAATCATATCAAAAAATGTTTCTCCAGACACATTTGTGGAGGAGTGCGATGAAGATACTTGCCATATAGCTCCAGAGGTGGGTCACAAGTTCCTTAAAGAGCCTGTGGGTTTTGTACCCTCAATAATTGGGAACATACTCAAGGAACGTGTCAGGATTAAAACCCAGATGAAAGCATCTGAAAATCCCCGGGAAAAGCAGATCTTGGACGTGCAGCAGCAGGCCCTTAAAAGACTTGCAAACTCCATGTACGGTGTTTACGGTTATTCAAGATTTAGATGGTACAGAATAGAATGTGCAGATGCCGTAACGGCCTGGGGAAGGGATTTCATCAAGAAAACCATGAAAAAAGCCGAGGATTATGGTTTTAAAGCAATTTATGCCGATACTGATGGTTTTTATGCTACCTACATTGAAGATGACGATTAA
- a CDS encoding AAA family ATPase produces MFLSSAKIQNYRSLKDIEIPLSSFVCIVGENNCGKSSTLLALSLFISGSKISKNDFYDHSKSIRIEVEISEIDDKDLERIDESHRDRIKKMLIDNKLKLIRKYETDLSNKLLVKKLIPIDDRFHDDKIKAILRGKTGKKIEETMKLYLPEYEEDFVGITSQVKAKEAVEQIIDTFSPEKLEETEVPLPTGIPNSIKLLLPESILIPAVKDINDDVKTKESATFGKLMGVLLGLIEDTEAFEDILDSFDKFRGFLNRVETEEGIKDDRIKEVKYIEDIFQSYIQENFPKVKLELVIPPPELKKIFSGAEILIDDGVKSRVDYKGDGLKRAVTFALLRTFVQVNRNKKVSEEGHGSIFPYLFLFEEPELYLHPAAQKILFEALCGIAENHQVIVTTHSPLFFSSEYIGTFVKMKKVVEEPAPYAHVKSINLLNDMEKKELFRLICFENNNAAFFSDKLVLVEGDSDLIFFKHISKILNEEWDFDLKNIPIIRIQGKGNVNRYKEFFEAFGIEVHVILDLDILIKDFNKLKVEESIEVIHNKLIEELDRIADDEGVDGSVSSDQVRDLVRSYSWLEKYERLKVLSKKGAFLTADEQYEIDLLFSKESENKRKNILQNNRYEVPVKDELLDRLREQNIYVLFKGAVESYYPEGTGGRDKPSKALKACELLQDKEKILEVCPIIDEDVGKTEFEVIFENIFG; encoded by the coding sequence TTGTTCTTAAGTTCAGCTAAAATTCAAAATTATAGAAGTCTTAAAGATATTGAAATACCGCTTTCTTCTTTTGTTTGTATTGTTGGAGAAAATAATTGTGGTAAGTCTTCAACTCTTTTAGCATTGAGTTTGTTTATTTCGGGTTCAAAAATATCTAAAAACGATTTTTATGATCATTCAAAGTCTATAAGAATTGAAGTAGAAATTTCAGAGATTGATGATAAAGATTTGGAAAGAATTGATGAAAGCCATAGGGATAGAATAAAAAAAATGTTGATTGATAATAAGTTAAAATTAATAAGAAAATATGAAACTGATTTATCTAATAAATTATTAGTCAAAAAATTAATTCCTATTGATGATAGGTTTCATGATGACAAAATTAAAGCTATATTAAGAGGTAAAACTGGGAAAAAGATTGAAGAAACCATGAAACTCTATTTACCAGAATATGAAGAAGATTTTGTTGGGATAACTTCTCAAGTTAAAGCTAAAGAAGCAGTTGAACAGATAATTGATACATTTTCTCCCGAAAAATTAGAAGAAACGGAAGTTCCTCTACCTACAGGAATACCTAATAGTATTAAACTTTTATTACCTGAATCTATCCTTATTCCTGCAGTTAAAGACATTAATGATGATGTGAAAACGAAAGAGTCGGCTACATTTGGTAAATTAATGGGGGTTTTATTGGGGTTAATTGAAGATACAGAAGCGTTTGAAGATATTTTGGACTCTTTTGATAAATTTAGAGGTTTTCTTAACAGAGTTGAAACAGAAGAAGGTATTAAAGACGATAGGATAAAGGAAGTAAAATATATTGAGGATATATTTCAGTCATATATCCAAGAAAACTTCCCAAAAGTGAAATTAGAACTAGTAATACCTCCTCCTGAACTTAAAAAGATATTTTCTGGAGCAGAAATTTTAATTGATGATGGTGTTAAAAGCCGAGTTGATTATAAAGGAGATGGTCTGAAACGAGCTGTAACTTTTGCTTTGTTGAGAACTTTTGTTCAGGTAAATCGCAATAAAAAGGTTAGTGAAGAGGGTCATGGCAGTATATTTCCATATTTATTCCTTTTTGAAGAGCCTGAACTATATCTTCATCCTGCGGCTCAAAAAATATTATTTGAGGCACTTTGTGGAATAGCTGAGAATCACCAAGTAATAGTAACAACACATTCTCCTTTATTTTTTTCTTCAGAATATATTGGTACGTTTGTTAAAATGAAAAAAGTGGTAGAAGAACCTGCACCATATGCCCATGTAAAATCCATAAATCTTCTTAATGACATGGAAAAAAAGGAGTTGTTTAGATTAATTTGTTTTGAGAACAATAATGCGGCATTTTTCTCTGATAAATTAGTATTAGTTGAGGGTGATTCGGATTTAATTTTCTTTAAACATATTTCAAAAATATTAAATGAAGAATGGGATTTTGATTTAAAGAATATTCCAATAATAAGAATTCAAGGTAAAGGTAATGTAAATCGTTATAAAGAATTTTTTGAAGCTTTTGGTATCGAAGTTCACGTTATTTTAGACTTAGATATACTTATTAAAGATTTTAATAAACTTAAAGTTGAAGAATCCATTGAGGTTATACATAATAAATTGATTGAGGAATTAGACAGAATAGCGGATGATGAAGGAGTAGATGGTTCTGTTTCAAGTGATCAAGTACGGGATTTGGTTAGAAGTTATTCTTGGCTCGAAAAATATGAACGGTTAAAAGTATTATCCAAAAAAGGGGCATTTTTAACAGCAGATGAACAATATGAGATAGATTTATTATTTTCAAAAGAATCAGAGAATAAGCGCAAAAATATTTTACAAAATAACAGATATGAAGTTCCTGTTAAAGATGAACTGTTGGACAGATTAAGAGAACAAAATATTTACGTTTTATTTAAGGGAGCAGTGGAATCTTATTATCCTGAAGGTACTGGAGGTAGAGATAAACCTTCAAAAGCTTTAAAAGCCTGTGAATTACTTCAAGATAAAGAAAAAATTCTTGAAGTTTGTCCAATAATTGATGAGGATGTTGGTAAAACAGAATTTGAAGTTATTTTTGAGAATATATTTGGTTAA